The DNA region ACTTGTACTCTTTGATCCCTTTATCCCATGCCATGAGGATGTAAGTCCCAACCTATAAGCCAGGTCTGTAAATCGACCTGCTCCTGTCCTCCATAATCATGGTTTgtagatcccgacctgtacgccaggtctgtatttcgACCTACTTCTgcctgctgttatccatggcttgtacgttccgacctgtacgccaggtttaTATTCTGACCTGCTTCGGTTCTCTATTattcatggcttgtacgttccgacctgtacgccaggtttgTATTCTGACCTACTTCTGTCctctattatccatggcttgtacgttctgacctgtacgccaggtctgtatttcgACCCGCTTCTATCTTCTGTTATCTCTGGCTTGTACAttctgacctgtacgccaggtttgtattctgacctgcttctatcctctgttatccatggcttgtatgttCCGACATGTACGCTAAGTCTGTATTCTGACCTACTTCTGTcctctgttatccatggcttgtacgttttgacctgtacgccaggtctgtatttcgacctgcttctgtcctctgttatccatggcttgtacattccgacctgtacgttaggtctgtattccgacctgcttcggtcctctgttatccatggcttgtacgttttGACCTGTACGTCAGGTCTATATTCCGACTTGCTTCTGTCTTCTGTTATCCATGGATTGTATTCCCCGACCTGTATGCCAGGTCTGTGTTGCGCCGGAGGCCCCTCCGCGCCTTTGCCTGTTCTGTGGGCCCAGTCCTAAGCTATACCTGGCCTGTGGGCCTTGTCCTTGACTGCTATCGAAGTTGGATCTTGTCCAACTTGCCATCCTATCCTTTGACTGCcccgtcagctgagactttgaccatggtcacgcaagcttgacttttgacttccacgtaggctggacttctgacctccacgtaagcttgacttctaacCTCCATAGGGgttggacttctgacctccacgtaagcttgacttctgaacATCCTGTGGTTTTAACTCCCAACCACATCATCCTACTGACCCCACGATCATGCACTGTATCAACATCTTTTTACTATACGATTTCATAGATAGGACAAGGAAGCGCTCATAAACACCAGGTTTTAAAaacgctgttaaaatcggtgtctattaacgaaaaaagggcACTCATATACACCGGCTAAAAAAATCGGTGTATGTGAGTGAAAATATGTGTTCATAGACACCATTTTTTGAAAACCCCAGtttaaaatattcaaagacaccgaaaattacttaaaactgttgttgttccataggtgtctatgagagtttttcttgtaatgtGAGATTAAATGGTTGGTCCTTATTCTATGTTAATAAATGTATTGTATAATTTAGGATCGTATACCTTTGGAGCCCTGTGTGACAAAGGATAATTCTTTAATCGGGCATCCTAGGTTATCTCTACTATTTAGGGATATCGGGTAATCAAGGGAGCAACACTCCGACACGAACGTTGTGAGGAAGTGTCAGGATTTAGTTAGACTTCCTACATTGCATAAGGATAGAGGATAGGAAATGAGAAATTCATAACATGCTAATCAACATTACAATGATACCGAACCCCTAGACACTCACCTTGACCAGTTTTCCTCAAAACtctcttcctttctcttattctcaCAACCTTAGTTTGTGAAACCTCAACCGATATTTCGATCGTCTAGTTAGCTAGCCGTGTGACCTCACTAGTTCTCATCAATCCCTATGagatcaatattttattacttacGACAAAACCATTCACTTGCCGCTTCATTAACACAAGGTTCAGTCGACAGAAAGATCTTGATCCGTCAACGAAATAGTGAGATTTCTACAATTAAATGGATCGGATCACCGTAAACAAGGAAGGAACAAAGAATCAATCAACGGATAGAAGGATCAGCCAATGGATAGGTTCAATCGACAGAACATCTTATCAGTCGACGGATGGAGACATGTAAAAGAAGCTCTCGAGCTCCGAACCAAAAACAactctttatttttaaatttctacTATGCTCATTCTTTGCTCGTGCAAGCTGCAACTACTACGACGCCGAGAGGCTTCCAACAACCTACGCTTCATCTTATATATGATTGTTGTTGATATATTTATTTTACTTGCACCTTGTATTGTACTTGTACTATTTCATCATTTAGTGGATCACCCAACTAAAATGATCAAAGATCAcgggccatggagtaggagtcagCTGGACTCTAAACCAAGTTAAAAAGAGATGTgtcctttgtttttctttctttgctttatTTCGTTGCATACTCTAGttttacaaaagaaaataaaagttttATAGTTACGAGATTCAACACCTCTCTCTCGTACTCTTACGATCCAACATATTGTTCCATTGCTATTCTTCTGCTCATCCTAGTGCCAAGCTCTCATCTTCAATCTTCAAGCAATCAAGAGAAGGAGAACCAAGCCAAAaatttataatctttcctttcttcttctccattgttgatattttctttTGAGAGCTTTGAAAGCTtgttgtaaaaggtttctccaacTTCGGTGTTATTCCAAGAAGGAGAGTTCATAGTGGAATTTGTGATTACTGgtgtggacccttggattagtcaccgcAAGGAGGTGGAGGCCAAGTAAATTAAGGTGTTAGTATTGTGGTGTTCTTAGCTTCAAGTATATGATGCAAAGAAGAATCAAAGCAAGCTATTTTCCCCCACCCCTCTAGCTCTATAGGTCCTAACACATAGCTCTTGGATGTACTAATCTTGGGGGGTAAGGAACTAAGTAAATTCTTGTGTTATTTTTGTGTTTATTTAACTCCGCTACAAGTACTAATATGATACAAATGACAAACAAAACTAATATGAAAGCGAcgattgatattcacccccctctatcgatctCCATGATTCTTCAGTAGGAAGGGAACCAAACGTATTAAATATGATAGGTAGGGGACCTAAATGGAAGGAAACTACTATATGGAATGACTTGGTTAAAAATCATtagaataaaaatatgaaattgaacataagaaaataaaatgataataaaTGATTGGTCTATTACCAAGCACACTAGAGGTTCAATTTCTTTTGAAAAAGACCGTGAGAGGCTAATAAACCTCTCACAGTGGAGTTTCTAATAAAATATGCTCTATAGAGAAAAACAAACTAAAACTATCACAAAAAAATTGAAGACATACATGCTACTAGTAAGAGGATGAAGGAAGAAAttattaaagtaaaaaaaatggaACTTGTTATTACATAAAATAAGCAGAAGGAAGAAAAAATTATCAAGTAAGGTagataaagagaagaaaatctcaaggaaattatttataaaataattcaaaaggtgggatatataaattatttatatctAAAAGGATCTTGTCCTCATGAGCGTTGTGATAAAcaaaataaagattaaattaattatggtaggatttaaaaatttattagttACTTATAGtttgattaataattaaatttatttggacGACATGAATATTTATTTATGTCAATGTTAATTGTATAATACTTTTAGATTAGAAATTAGTTATTtaattgttttttatttatttaaaatatgtgATTGCCTCCGGTAAAGTATTATATagatgataaaaataaaaatataatataataaaaatttaatgatagatttaaaattaaaattatatacagatttataaatagaattgtaaACAAATTTATGAatagattaaaattatatttgatatgttatttgaaatcaattaattataactttaaaataaaattagagataaaatttgtatttgaaataattaattttatttggtcAAATTGAAAACATGAACAATTTTCTAATctgtttttgaaattaaagacAAAATATTTCCGTCTTAATATCACTAACGTTATTTTCACTAACAGATTTTTTTAGATGAAATATTTCATCTCAAACGTTCTTTAGAGATGGAAAAATGACTTCCTGATTGTTTTTCATCTATGAAGCTCTGTTTTCTTATAATATTCGTGAAAGTAGGAAAAAGATAGGATACTTGAGGAATTTGATGATGATGAGTATAAAGGTAGGTATACTTGGAGTAGAACATATAAGCAAGCAAGAAAAATGACAGGAAGAGAGTGGACAAGCTCGGTGTATCTAAAGGATGAGAAGCTTGGTGAAAAAGTACATTGGTGGATTGAAAAATAAACATAGGAAGTAAGTCGGAGGGCTCAATATATCTGAGAGATGAGAAGCTTAGCAGAAAAGTACACTGATGGAGAGAGAATGACTTGAtatatctgagggacgagaaataGGTGGAAACTACACCAGGTAAATTGCTATGAGATGAAGATTGACTAAATTTGTACTTGGGCAAAGGGTATAACTGATCAACCTAGGTAGACTCAGCTTTAAAAGGCCAAAGTCAAATTTTTAGGCAaccaaatttttttcaaaatgacCAAAACTACGGTAGACTAAAATtatgttcaatttataaagcaaAGGATAAGGAGTCATCTCGACGAACAGCGTATGGAGTCGATTGATTAGAGAGATTTAGTCCATCAAAAATAGATCCAAGCGACTGGAGGCACACATGTAGTATGATCTATACAATATTTGGATGAAGCAATCAAAGAGCCTGATTGACTAAAATTTGGTTAACTAGAAGAAGTATCTAGACGATtagaaaaaattatggatgaagatgaTTGACAAAGTTAGAGCAGGTTGACAAGAAGTTCCATCGACCTAAAATTTTTCAATCAAAAGTTTGGCATGTCAACTACTTCGAGACAACAAGACACTTAATGGATGATACTTATAAATAAGACGAGAGGCTTgaagcataaataacatattGAAATCAAATATTGTACTTATTCAAGCTTTGAgtgtctttatttttattttactttttttgcTATTGTAAGGGGTTCCTCCACTTTCTATACTTTACCGAAAAGGAGAAAGATAACACACTTCAAATGCATAGGGTGTGGACTAGCAATTTTGGAGAATTGTGAACCACATTAAATTGATGTGTCATTCGATATGtgcttgtttattattttcatttccgCTAGTGGATGTGTGGTCACTTGTTAAAATCACAATAAGAGAAAGTTTGCTTTAAAATTTATGGACACTATTCATCCCCTCCTCTCTAGTAATTCTTCTTAAGGGATTCAACCCTGTCAATTTGTGTCGCATCTATTGTTGTTGCAAACTGGATTTGAGTCGCTGTGCCTGCATCGTCATGCTAGCTTGTTGGCGACGACATGCTTGTTGGCTTGCCATCGCCATGCTCATCAATTTAATTATATCATCGTGCTCACCAAGCCATGCTCACAAACCTTCGACTGCCATGCTCATCTACCTTTAACTACCATGCCTGTCGACCTATTATTATTGTGCTTACTACTCCACCACCAACTATAATTGCCCATACTTATAGCGCATTTAGCTTCCAAATTTGATTCTGCCCTCGAAGCAACACTTTTTGTTGAGTAGTCGACCGCTAGGAACTTATTAGTCAACCGATAACTTATTGAGTCAGTCAATGTTCACAATTACGATCATACCAATCAACCGATTTTCACCATCAAGCAACGTAACTCCAAATTTGATTTAATATAAATCATGTCAAGTatggataataataataatatatatccATTTTTGAACTCATGTAAAGCACGCACTCATCAGTCCGTTGATTGGCTGCCCTCCTTAATTGGAAAACATAATTGGAAACAAGCCCACCCTCAAACATTTCCCTAGCTACGATCATTCAACAGGTAGCTCAGCAATAGCCAATAGGCAAGTGGATGCGATTCCATCGCGGCAGTCACACGCATTAATGTTGTGTCCGTCATTATCTCCATGATCATGATTCTTGCATGCATGCCTGCAATTCAATTTTTAGGTAGATAGATGCATATATAGTTGATGATTTCCCAGGCTTGACTAGCTACCATATATATTCTCCAAAAACCTAATCTTTCAAGGGACCGGGCCATACATATGGAAACCTtttccacaaaaaaaaaaaaaaggtgcaaGTAGCTGAAACATTAGCTAGATTAGAACATTGGTCGGTCGCGGGCTGATCATGTCGGGGCTTATCTTATCCTTTCCTCATCTCCTGTACTTGAGTTAGCTTTTGTCAACTTTGCGAGCATGCAAAGCATGAATTGAAGACCCACTGTGTTGACATGGAGCTCCATCCTCCATGCTCCCGGTGCTTATTAGTTTAAGCAATAATACTTTTGACAGGACCAAAAGGCATGGAATAATTGAAGAAGTTAAGATATATATGTCTCCATTCATGAAGCTGTACTGGATCATGCATGAGTTGGTAACATTCCCACTATATATGTAGTTTCTTCATATTaattacaaattaatttaattacttTCAACCTTTCATATTGGagtttttacaaaataaaaagatTTTTCGAAAGAACTTTTAGAATATATATGGAGAAGATTGAAGAAAAATGGAGTTCTTAGTCCTCATGAGAAATTCACAAAGTTAATTATTGAAGACAAGACCATTGGACATGCAATTGAGTGGTATGAGTCTCACTACCCTGCATGGCGTGATCATGCGCGCATCGTTTACGTAATACATGAGGTAAAAGGAATATATATAAAGAGACAATGCCAATATTTTACATATTGAATGTCTAAATGAAATTGAATGTCTAATTTCCCATTCTTTCTTCCCAAGTTCTGAACAAAGAATGGTGAGTTGGGTTAAACTCATTAAGGGCCATTGTGACATATACATGGTGCATTCTGACAAAACCTTACTGCTTTGCTCCCACTATCGCAGTTCTTCTTATCTTCacaattattatttttcaaactaaaGGCAAAGCTGGATAAGCAAATAGTTATTGGTCACTTTCAGTGTAATATTCCactcttttattccttttcttCACTATTTCTATTATATATTCACACCTCCTTGCGATTTCAACAATGTGAGTCCTCTCCCTCCGAAACCATTTTCAGCTTTTCCTTAGTGAATTCTAGCATGCTTCATGCAATCAAATAAGCACTAGGATTTCTTTTCCTCACTTTCTAATTAAATGGTGAAATGACTTAGTGTAGTGTGAATAAGGGCAGACAATAAAAGTGGAAGGTGCAACCATTTTTGCTTGCTTGCAATGAATCGGGACAAGTCAGGTTTTGTCAAACTCTGTTTCATTAGTTTCCTCACTTTAGTAGCTCAAGGAAAcaataattggtgacccaaaaGCATACTTTCTGGAAACTTGTAGAATAGGCCAGACTCAATCAAAACAAAACACCGTGTCAATTAAAatatagtatttatttatttaatatgaattatccttttaataataatgaaaataaaaaattgtcttTTTCACTTTTACCTTAGGAAAAACTGGCACATGCACTGCCCTGATAGAACGAATGATAAATCAGCTTGttcattcttgtgatctaccaacTATTTCCTATAGCGCAGCCACCAAAGCTATTATTGGCAGGGAAAGCAGGATGGATGTTCATGTGTTCACGCATAGCTGGATACTTTTTACTCTCTAATCCAACCTTCCACAATCCGagactatttatttatttttatctctttattttgcttttatttctttAGAACTGtacatatatagagagagagaaaacAACTGTTTCTCATCCATCTGTAGTTTCTCTCTTCCTTCCATATTTCTGGTGTGGATTTGGCAAGTTGGAGGAGGAGAATTAATCCTAGTGAACCCATCACTTTTTTGTCATCTCTATATCTTCCTCGAACCTTCTAccataagaatttaatttcatagtTTGGAATGAATTTTTGAGATGGATTTAATAtgaaattcaattccaattccattCAAAACATGAATAGTAAATCAGACCTCAAATGATCAGATTTGGATAGGGATTTACCATGAACAACTAAAATTACTTAATTGTCCTTTTAACTTAAAACTCTTTTTTCCATCTGCCGACTCTCTTATTTTCTCTTGCCTTTCTCCCGTGCGTCGTTTCTCCTTGTGTCGAAAACTTCTCCTTGCACCGTTTCTCCCGTGCGCCACCATCTTCATACTACTGTCTTAACTGTGCGATCCCTTCTTCTTATTCTctaatacttaacttgattattaaatgattagttatgaggataaaatgataaatgtataaaaatagaattcaattcaaatagattctaaattaagaaattcaattcaattctattATTCACTAATTCATTCCAAACAtaagaattgaattcaattcctgtCAGAATTCAATTCCTAATGGAATTTAATTCAATTCCTAatgaaatttaattcaattcctTTACTTAAGTTGTTTCCAAACAGGATGCAAGTGTTTTAAAAAAGATGACATCTTTGGATTCTTTATTTGGGAGATTTATTTGGGAGATGACGATGCATTGAAACTCAAGTGAGGTTGCATCCACTGCGCTTTTGGAGCAATTGGTATCTCTTTCTTGATTATTGTTTTGGAAGATGCTCTTGTTCCTTATGTCGTTCTTCCCCTTCGTCCTTTTCCTCTCCAAAACTTTCCCCCTGCCGCCATGGCGTGAACTGCTGTCTCGATTCCTGCCTCTTTTCAACAAGTGTGAGTTAGTTAGCACTCGAAAAATTACATCTTTGCCGATGATTCCCGGGAATAAATGCACCGTCCATGGGGTGGAGAACGTCGAGGAGCCGTCTGCTACATCGCTGCTGGACTTGCCGGAGTTGGTGCTGGAGATGGTGCTGGAGAAGCTTCCGCCGTCCGGGTTGTCCATGATGGCCGCCGTTTGCCGCTCGCTAAGGAGGAGGTGCAGGAATGACCACTTGTGGGAGAGGCACATGCGGGAGAAATGGGGGAGGGTGATGGCTCCGGCTGTGACCGGGGAGTGGAAGAACCACTTGGCTTTCGACGGCGAGCATCGGGATGGATGGTTGCTCTCTTGCATCCGTCCAATATCCTGGCTCAAGACAAGGATTGGGAATGGTAACGATCTCAAGAACTCTCTGCTTCCTGACTCTGTCATGGCTCGGTATCAGTCCTTGGAGAGTGGTCTGTTGTGGTTCCCAGCTCAGGTTTACAACCGCGAGGTAATGATCACGATCACGACCATGATCATCGCGACGAAGTCGATGAGAATTTAATCTCTGAGTTTAAACTGAGAATTCTTAATTAATGCTTCTGCAGCATCAGCATGTGGGCTTCTTGTTATCATGCTACGATGCTCAAGTTAGATATGATTGCCGGACTGATACTTTTCTTGCAAGGTATGCACAAATTTTATACAGTTTTGGTGACATAGAGCTAACATTCTGCACTTGAAGCTTCATTACGCTGTAAAACTAAGTCATTCAAGAGTTTTGTTTTTCTACTTTGTAATAGGAACCAGTATAATATATCCATGTTTTGTGTAGGTATCCTCCTCATGGTCGAAGAGCCCTAGTAACAGAGGAAGGAGTGGAATGGAAGAGGCTGAGGGCGCCACCCGTGAATACTTGCGCTTGTGATCTTCACATCTCGGATTGCCTCAGCGAGTTGTGTCCTGGTGATCATATCGAAATTCAATGGAGAAAGAACAAGGAGTTTCCTTATGGTGAGTGATTTCAGCAGTGGTCACGTTATGAAATTGGCTTGGCTGATGGAGCAATGTCGCGACTCAATTGTTTGCAGGCTGGTGGTATGGAGTTATTGGTCACTTGGAATCTTGTGATGGAAATGAGCATTTTTGCCATTGTCAGATGAGCAGTAAGTAGATGAGTGATCCTCTATTCCATTTCAAGAATTATATATAGCTGACAGCACCTACTGTTGAACACAATCCTTGCATGAAAATTGTAGTTAATTCTTTTGAGTACAGATGCATGGTTATAGTGTTCTTATCATGGCTAATTTCACTAGCTAATTTGGTGTTTGGTTTTCTAGATAGTATTGTCCTTGAATTCAACCAATACACAGCTGGTTCGAGGTGGCGACGGGCGTCCATTGATCGAAAGAGTCACAGGGAAGAAGGCAATGAAACAGATGGATTTTATGGAGGGATCAGGAAATTGCAAAGCCAGGATGAAATCTTCAAGTGGAGAGAGCTTTGGCCAACAGATGCTTTGGAGTAGAACTATCCTTGCTCAATTGCATACGCTCGGTTGTATCTTGAGATGCCTAAACACTATTGTAGCTTTTCTATTTTGGCTGTTGGTATTCCATACAGATAATTCTTGTAGTGGGAAGAAATTAAATGTGAATAAAGCAGCTTTGCCAATCTTGACTCTCTCTCAACTCTCAAGTCTCGCAATTCAGAACATAGGCAACAAGATGTAAAAGAGATAATTGGCATTGATAAAGTAATAATAGAAAGAGATGAGAGTAATAATAAATCGTGTTCATTAAAATTTGTCCTAagaacaatacaatatatagggtttaaataagtactcggtcaattaaccaattaacaaataatagaataattctaaaaattattctgagaattattctaataattataactgaattattagaataaccctaatacttaatttgatttgacttggtaatttgatccggtcaatctagataattatcttttatttctattaccccccgacaaacttaacgggagatctctaacgttgagtttgattgctaacttgttgaaacggtgtctggataatggcttagtaaatatatcagcgatttgatcttcagCAGAGATATAAGAGACAAATAACTGttgagttgccacacgttcacgaacaaaatgaaagtcAATTTctacatgttttgtacgagcatggaAGACCGGATTTGCTgagagatatgttgctccaatattatcgcaccaaatttttggtgcaatatttgatgcaagatgaagttcagaaagaagtgattgaagccaaataatctcagacgttgtatttgctatagctttatattctgcctcagtgcttgaacgagataccgtaggttgctttttcgaattccatgagataagatttcgtccaagaaatatcgcatatccactagtagagcgtctatcttcaggagaactagcccaatccgcatcactataagcatgtaaatctcgagacgattggcgatatagaagaagaccatgtagaatagaacctttgagatagcgaagtattctttttacattatcccaattttgttcagtcggagcatgcatgaattgacaggcacgatttactgcaaaagtaatatcagaccgtttgatagtgacatattgtaaggctccaacaatgcttcgataaatctgtggatcagacagagcaggagaagatgaagatagagagttgtttacagcaattggtgtagagaccggacgtgccccatccattttagctctttgaagaagtccatTAATGTATTTGCTTTGAGAGAGAAGATAtccatcctcatgtggaataagctcaatgcCAAGAAAAAATCGAGCAATgcccaaatctcgagtaggaaattcttgattgagaagacttaataaagttgtgataccttTGCGATCATTACCGGTTaccagaatgtcatccacataaataagaaaaaatatcataaatccatcattatttttgtaaaataaagACGAGTcggtctttgatccagaaaatccttgagtttgtaaccaattagataatcgatgaaaccatgcacgaggagcttgtcgaagaccgtataatgatttcttgagttgacaaacatgagatggaaagtgtggatgaatgaacccaggtggttgctccataaaaatagtttcctcaagatgaccatggagaaacgcATTTGAAATGTCTAATTGTCGTACGGGCCAATTAGAACTAGCAGCTATTGATAacaatagtctgacagatgtaattttgatgactgggctaaaagtgtcattgaagtcaatacctggttgttgactaaatcctttggctacgAGGCGAGCTTTATgtcgttcaagagaaccatcagctcgatgcttaagacgaaatacccatttagagcccaccacATTCATGGAGGGAGTACGCGGAACTAGGTTCCATGTTCCATtacgaagaagtgcatcaaattctataGCCATTGCATtacgccaatttggatccttgtttgcctgtgtaaaacaagttggttcaatagattttgaagaaacCAATAGAGCTCGAGGAAGGGGATGTCGAGTTGTTATTTTAGGGCATCGTGCATATATGTCACTTaagggaagcatgcgacgaggaggACCATCATTTGAATCACTTGTTGACGAGGAGGAGGAAGGAAACTGACATGGCGATTCCGATGACGGACTTGTATTATTTAACGATCCAGAGTTAGAGAGCATATTATCCATAGCTGGCGAGGCTTCCAAGATTGGACACGGAATAGGTTCTACAACATTATTCCTCTCATTAGTATGCCCTGCTCTTAATGGAGTAGCCACTTGGGTCAATTCTGGTGATCTTGGAGAATTTGCAGAGAATTCTGGAGCAGAACCCAAGATGCCATCTCCTCTTGCATTTCCAGTGTGTCTAATTGGATGAGCAACCTGTGGTAATTCAGATGGGATATCAGGTGGGGGTAAGAAAGTACCACTGCTTGAGGATAGAGTTGTTGTTGTGGCTGCAAAAGGAAATagagattcatcaaaaataacatgcCGAGATATATATATACGCCCTGTCGGTATATGTAGGCAACGATAGCCATggtgcaaattactataaccaaggaaaacacactgTTGAGAACGaggattaagtttatgtttaGAATAAGGTCGTAGCCATGGAAAACATGCACAACCGAAAATACGTAAGAAGGTATAGTTAGGAGACTGATTGTGGAGTTTTTCCAAGGGGCTTTTATGGTGAAGTAATGGAGTAGGGAGACGATTAATAAGATAAACAGCAGTTTGAACTGCGTCATCCCAAAATTTGAGTGGAAGTGATGCATGAttgagaagagctaaggcagtttcgatTATATGACGATATTTCCTTTCCGCAGAACCATTTTGTTCGGGAGTGTGAGGACATGAGACTCGATGAAGAATGCCCAAAGAGCCCAGATGACGATTAAGCGCTTGATATTCTCCACCCCAATCAGAGTGGAGAGAGAGTATTTTTCGGTCAAAGAAACGTTCTACGTGTTTTTGGAATTGACAAAAGATATCAAAAAGATCATATTTCCGTTTCATGAAAAATATCCAAGTAAACTTGCTAAAGTCATCAATAAAAATCACATAATAGAGAAAACCTTGATTTGACAAAATAGGagcagggccccaaacatcagagtgaatatgtaaaataccggaaaaaaatgaggaataatgataagggaatttttccgaatttttggaaatttttcgggaatttttcggagctcgtatggacgagttaacggggatgaaaacggggcccggaaaagcctgtttaggctacccatttaagtgagaaaaagttattttcttttccttttcttttcctttttctttttatttatttccttccCTCGACGCCGAACCCGTGCCCGACTTCTCCTTCTTCCCCCGCGCGCCCGACGCCCTCCTCCGAGCTCTAATCGCCGAGcggtctcttcctcttcctcttcctccatttCCTTCCCGAGCCGCCGCCACAGCCGACACCGCGCGAAGCAGTGCCGACCCCGCGCCGACGCCGCCCTTTTCCGCGTACAAGCCCTCGGCCAAGGAAAACCCTAGCGCCGACAACCATCTTCCCTCTGCCCTAATTTTCCTTTGCGTGCCACTGC from Zingiber officinale cultivar Zhangliang chromosome 4B, Zo_v1.1, whole genome shotgun sequence includes:
- the LOC121977464 gene encoding F-box protein At2g32560-like, whose product is MLLFLMSFFPFVLFLSKTFPLPPWRELLSRFLPLFNKCELVSTRKITSLPMIPGNKCTVHGVENVEEPSATSLLDLPELVLEMVLEKLPPSGLSMMAAVCRSLRRRCRNDHLWERHMREKWGRVMAPAVTGEWKNHLAFDGEHRDGWLLSCIRPISWLKTRIGNGNDLKNSLLPDSVMARYQSLESGLLWFPAQVYNREHQHVGFLLSCYDAQVRYDCRTDTFLARYPPHGRRALVTEEGVEWKRLRAPPVNTCACDLHISDCLSELCPGDHIEIQWRKNKEFPYGWWYGVIGHLESCDGNEHFCHCQMSNSIVLEFNQYTAGSRWRRASIDRKSHREEGNETDGFYGGIRKLQSQDEIFKWRELWPTDALE